From a region of the Candidatus Blochmanniella camponoti genome:
- the asd gene encoding archaetidylserine decarboxylase (Phosphatidylserine decarboxylase is synthesized as a single chain precursor. Generation of the pyruvoyl active site from a Ser is coupled to cleavage of a Gly-Ser bond between the larger (beta) and smaller (alpha chains). It is an integral membrane protein.): MLEKIQILLQYLLPKYWITYLVGLGASWKGGWITRYAIALFIHIYKIDMKESDKPNLTDYTTFNAFFTRKLHKNARPIDANPSTLIIPADGIITQIGKISQKNIFQVKNTPYHLDGLLAGHDNIIKYFVNGSFVIIYIPPQNCHRIYMPCTGTLREVLYIPGNLFSVHPKITKNMPNIFSRNERIICLFETDFGYMAQILIGAIIVGSIETTWLGTITPPREGIVRHWRYSSNNTNTDDSIILQKGDEMGLFKLGSTVINLFGDKKVILNNLLQPYDIARIGLPLAQGYSQK, encoded by the coding sequence ATGTTAGAAAAAATACAGATTTTATTGCAATATTTACTACCAAAGTACTGGATTACTTATTTGGTAGGACTTGGAGCCTCATGGAAAGGTGGATGGATAACACGTTATGCTATTGCGCTATTCATCCATATTTATAAAATAGACATGAAAGAATCCGATAAACCTAATTTAACCGATTATACAACATTTAATGCATTTTTTACTCGAAAGCTACATAAAAATGCCCGACCTATCGATGCCAACCCATCTACGTTAATTATCCCAGCTGATGGGATCATCACTCAAATAGGAAAAATAAGCCAAAAAAATATCTTTCAGGTAAAAAATACCCCTTATCATTTAGATGGGTTACTAGCAGGTCATGACAATATCATTAAGTATTTTGTTAATGGAAGTTTCGTTATTATTTATATACCCCCACAAAACTGCCATCGTATCTACATGCCTTGCACAGGCACACTCCGTGAAGTGCTATATATACCGGGTAATTTATTTTCAGTACATCCAAAAATTACTAAAAACATGCCTAATATATTTTCTCGTAATGAAAGAATCATTTGTTTATTTGAAACAGATTTTGGTTATATGGCTCAAATTTTAATTGGTGCTATAATAGTAGGGAGTATTGAAACTACATGGCTAGGCACCATTACCCCGCCACGCGAAGGTATTGTTAGACATTGGCGTTATTCATCAAATAATACAAATACCGATGATTCAATAATATTACAAAAAGGAGATGAAATGGGTTTATTCAAGTTAGGATCTACTGTTATTAATTTGTTCGGTGATAAAAAAGTTATTTTAAACAATCTACTACAACCGTATGATATTGCTCGTATTGGCTTGCCCTTAGCGCAAGGATATAGTCAAAAATAA
- the orn gene encoding oligoribonuclease: MRDDNLIWIDLEMTGLNPEWDRILEIATLVTDSKLNILSEGPVISIHQSESQLLLMDDWNTRVHSATGLVKKVRCSTLDEISASNLTIKFLRNWVGFKKSPICGNSIAQDRLFLFRYMPELESYFNHRYLDVSTIKELMIRWRPDLISGLRLQKTHCALDDIRESVSELMYYRKHFIQL; the protein is encoded by the coding sequence ATGCGTGATGATAATTTGATATGGATTGATCTAGAGATGACTGGACTAAATCCAGAATGGGATCGTATTTTAGAAATAGCTACTTTAGTTACCGATAGTAAATTGAATATTTTATCGGAGGGTCCTGTTATATCAATACATCAATCTGAATCTCAACTGTTATTAATGGATGATTGGAACACACGCGTTCATAGTGCTACTGGATTAGTAAAAAAGGTGAGATGTAGTACATTGGATGAGATTAGTGCATCTAATTTGACAATAAAGTTTTTAAGAAATTGGGTCGGTTTTAAAAAATCACCGATATGTGGAAATAGTATAGCTCAGGATCGTCTATTTTTATTCCGATATATGCCAGAGTTAGAATCATATTTTAATCATCGTTATTTAGATGTGAGCACGATTAAAGAATTAATGATTCGTTGGAGACCAGATTTGATATCTGGATTACGGTTACAGAAAACCCATTGTGCATTGGATGACATTCGCGAATCTGTTTCAGAATTAATGTATTATCGCAAGCATTTTATCCAATTATAA
- the tsaE gene encoding tRNA (adenosine(37)-N6)-threonylcarbamoyltransferase complex ATPase subunit type 1 TsaE, giving the protein MMKKYVLVLSDELKTLSLGATLASVCVQGCVIYLNGYVGSGKSVFCKGFLHALGHNGHIHSPTYTLIESYILTHWRVCHFDFYRLISSEELEYMGIRDYFDGRTVCLIEWPKQGMGILPKEDIAITINYYNRKESRQVIIESFSNLGHKMLDALLACWKLDT; this is encoded by the coding sequence ATGATGAAGAAATATGTATTGGTGTTATCTGACGAATTAAAAACTCTGTCATTAGGTGCTACTTTGGCTTCTGTTTGTGTTCAAGGTTGTGTAATTTATTTAAATGGCTATGTAGGATCAGGAAAATCTGTTTTTTGTAAGGGATTTTTACATGCATTAGGACATAATGGACATATACATAGCCCTACTTACACTTTAATTGAATCTTATATTTTGACACATTGGCGTGTGTGTCATTTTGATTTTTATCGGTTAATTTCTTCAGAAGAACTGGAGTACATGGGAATTAGAGATTATTTTGATGGGCGTACTGTATGTTTAATAGAGTGGCCAAAACAAGGAATGGGAATTTTACCGAAAGAAGATATTGCAATCACTATAAATTATTATAATCGTAAAGAATCTAGGCAAGTTATTATAGAATCTTTTAGTAATTTAGGTCACAAAATGTTAGATGCTTTGTTAGCATGTTGGAAGCTAGACACATGA
- a CDS encoding N-acetylmuramoyl-L-alanine amidase, giving the protein MKLKYEIIFVMTIFSRYLCVEPVIASTLSSISVTNNANQAIVTLDSSVVPVYMIFSLHNPERIVIDLLKISKVQKNIFPINFNGTNLVKCIRTNTSLNHQSIRIVLDLTFPSDIGTVTQKQIKEHYRIILTILKKKFTIPEVNTRKTSPIIHRKVHVNPGQVINNQKRIIDTQFRKNQNHNKILSPIIVAIDAGHGGQDPGATGHHGIYEKNITINIAKKLKILLDLDPSFKAVMIRDGDYFLSVMERSNLARKREANVLVSIHADSASNTNVRGASVWVLSNRRAKSEMIHWLQRSEKHAELLGGLGDILTSYHSDPYFNHLVLDLQFGYAQRAGYDIAAHVLHQLKNITPLHKDIPEYSSFGILRSPDIPSILVETGFISNVKDEFLLVSSGYQEKIANALYKGLRSYFIMSQQKLLDHS; this is encoded by the coding sequence ATGAAGTTAAAATACGAAATAATTTTCGTAATGACAATATTTTCAAGATATTTATGTGTTGAACCAGTTATAGCATCAACTCTTAGTTCAATTTCTGTTACCAATAATGCAAATCAAGCTATAGTAACATTAGACAGCTCTGTTGTTCCCGTGTATATGATATTTTCCTTACATAACCCGGAAAGAATTGTAATAGATCTTTTAAAAATATCTAAAGTTCAAAAAAATATATTTCCAATAAATTTTAATGGTACTAATTTAGTTAAATGCATTCGAACAAATACATCTCTTAATCACCAGAGTATACGTATAGTATTAGATCTAACCTTTCCTTCAGATATAGGAACAGTAACACAAAAACAAATAAAAGAACATTATCGTATTATATTAACAATTTTGAAAAAAAAATTTACTATTCCTGAGGTAAATACTCGCAAAACATCACCCATTATACATCGTAAAGTTCATGTTAATCCCGGTCAAGTGATAAATAATCAAAAGAGAATAATAGATACGCAATTTAGAAAAAATCAGAATCACAATAAGATATTATCTCCTATTATTGTAGCTATCGATGCTGGACATGGAGGGCAGGACCCAGGAGCTACAGGTCACCATGGAATATATGAAAAAAATATCACAATTAACATAGCTAAAAAACTAAAAATATTATTGGATTTAGACCCGAGTTTTAAAGCTGTTATGATTCGGGATGGAGACTATTTTCTATCGGTCATGGAACGCTCTAATTTGGCTCGAAAAAGAGAAGCGAATGTATTGGTGTCTATTCATGCAGATTCTGCTTCAAACACTAATGTTAGAGGGGCGTCAGTTTGGGTGTTATCTAATCGTCGTGCTAAAAGTGAAATGATACATTGGCTACAACGCAGTGAGAAACACGCAGAGTTATTAGGAGGATTGGGAGATATACTGACCAGCTATCATAGTGATCCGTATTTTAATCATTTAGTTTTAGATTTGCAATTTGGTTATGCTCAACGAGCAGGGTATGATATTGCAGCACATGTTTTACATCAATTAAAAAATATTACTCCTTTACATAAGGATATACCTGAGTATTCTAGTTTTGGTATATTACGATCCCCTGATATTCCGTCTATTTTAGTAGAGACCGGATTTATTAGTAATGTAAAAGATGAATTTCTGTTGGTTAGTAGTGGATATCAAGAAAAAATAGCTAATGCTTTGTACAAAGGCTTACGTTCTTATTTCATAATGTCACAACAAAAATTATTGGATCATTCATAA
- the miaA gene encoding tRNA (adenosine(37)-N6)-dimethylallyltransferase MiaA produces the protein MGPTASGKTSLAVALKKRKEKVDIISVDSASIYRDMDIGTAKPVAEELKLAPHKLIDIRDPVECYSAADFYHDANNEMENIIQSEHTPLLVGGTMLYFKTLLEGLFFLPAPNQKIRDDLKYEAKRTGWINIHGLLKHIDPISANKIHLNDHKRIIRALEIFFISGKTWTELKLINSQKLKYRFHQFAIVPSSRDLLHKRIEKRFHRMLDIGFEDEVIRLFNRADLHTKEVKSSISCVGYRQMWEYLSGDINYNQMIIKGICATRQLAKRQLTWLRRWPNLCWLNSDNLSDATDSILKILIKKSI, from the coding sequence ATGGGTCCTACGGCTTCTGGAAAAACAAGTTTAGCTGTAGCTTTAAAAAAAAGAAAAGAAAAAGTAGATATTATCAGCGTTGATTCGGCTTCGATATATCGTGATATGGATATCGGTACAGCTAAACCTGTTGCTGAAGAATTAAAATTAGCCCCGCATAAATTGATAGATATTCGTGATCCAGTTGAATGTTATTCAGCGGCAGATTTTTATCATGATGCGAATAATGAAATGGAAAACATTATACAGTCTGAACATACACCTTTGTTGGTAGGTGGAACGATGTTATATTTTAAAACTCTGCTAGAGGGGTTGTTTTTTTTACCAGCACCTAACCAAAAAATTCGTGATGATCTGAAATATGAAGCAAAAAGAACGGGATGGATAAATATACACGGTTTATTAAAACATATTGATCCGATTTCGGCCAACAAAATTCATTTAAATGATCATAAGAGAATAATCCGAGCATTAGAAATTTTTTTTATTTCTGGAAAAACATGGACAGAATTAAAACTAATTAATAGTCAAAAACTGAAATATCGATTTCACCAATTTGCTATTGTTCCATCAAGTCGTGATTTATTACATAAACGAATTGAGAAACGTTTCCATAGAATGTTAGATATCGGATTTGAAGATGAAGTTATCAGATTATTTAATCGAGCTGATTTACATACAAAAGAAGTAAAATCGTCCATTTCTTGTGTAGGTTATCGTCAAATGTGGGAGTATTTATCTGGTGATATTAACTATAATCAGATGATAATTAAAGGAATTTGTGCTACTCGGCAACTTGCGAAACGACAATTAACCTGGTTACGTAGATGGCCGAATTTATGTTGGTTAAATAGTGATAATTTATCTGATGCAACTGATAGTATATTGAAGATATTAATTAAAAAATCCATTTAA
- the hflX gene encoding ribosome rescue GTPase HflX, translating into MCDSGYSANQSILVHTFFAKKKQNENFNLQEFLSLASTAGMEVLDILTSNCKTCHAKYFIGIGKTLELERMIRNHSVSIVLFNCILSPHQERNLMCLLKCKIIDRNQLILNIFAQRARTYEGKLQVKLAQLRYLNSRLVHEWSHLERQKGGIGLRGGAGEMQLESDRRLLRKEMNQILLRLKKIENQREQGRRHRVRIGVPTVSLVGYTNAGKSTLFNTMTASHVYTSSKLFATLDPTSRRIVYKGVHDVILTDTVGFIQNLPRGLISSFKATLQETVQATLLLHVVDVADERFEQNINTVHCVLSNLSVHNVPRILVMNKIDQLKKIVPRIDRDNHGCPIRVWISAQNNLGLSLLVQAINELLSNYMISYELRMPISNGLCEKLYKLQVVKQYWVEDHNYIRLKIYLSSVNWGRLLKNNKLLIDYIV; encoded by the coding sequence TTGTGTGATTCAGGTTATTCGGCTAATCAATCTATTTTAGTCCATACTTTTTTTGCTAAAAAAAAACAAAATGAAAATTTCAATTTACAGGAATTTTTATCTTTGGCATCTACGGCAGGCATGGAGGTATTGGATATTCTTACTAGTAATTGTAAGACTTGTCACGCTAAATATTTTATCGGGATCGGAAAAACATTAGAACTTGAACGAATGATTCGAAATCATTCTGTATCTATTGTGTTGTTTAATTGCATTTTATCTCCTCATCAAGAACGGAATCTTATGTGTTTATTGAAATGCAAGATAATTGATAGAAATCAACTGATTCTCAACATTTTTGCGCAACGTGCACGTACGTACGAAGGTAAATTGCAGGTGAAATTAGCTCAACTGAGGTATTTAAATTCTCGTTTAGTACATGAATGGAGTCATCTTGAGCGCCAAAAAGGAGGTATTGGTTTACGAGGGGGAGCAGGAGAGATGCAATTAGAAAGTGATCGCCGTTTATTACGTAAGGAGATGAACCAGATTTTATTGCGTCTAAAAAAAATAGAAAATCAACGGGAACAGGGCAGGCGACATCGTGTTAGAATTGGAGTACCTACTGTTTCTTTAGTAGGATATACAAATGCTGGAAAATCTACTTTATTTAACACAATGACCGCATCGCATGTGTATACATCATCGAAACTGTTTGCCACTCTTGATCCTACAAGTAGACGTATTGTATACAAAGGTGTACATGACGTTATATTAACAGACACGGTAGGTTTTATTCAAAATTTGCCACGCGGTTTAATATCTTCTTTTAAGGCGACTCTACAAGAAACAGTACAAGCAACTTTATTATTACACGTTGTAGACGTTGCTGATGAAAGATTTGAACAAAATATTAACACAGTACATTGTGTTTTAAGTAATTTGAGTGTTCATAATGTTCCAAGGATTTTGGTGATGAACAAGATAGATCAATTAAAAAAAATAGTGCCACGTATTGACCGAGATAATCATGGTTGTCCAATACGGGTCTGGATATCAGCTCAAAATAATTTAGGTCTTTCTTTATTGGTACAAGCTATTAATGAATTGCTATCAAATTATATGATTTCTTATGAATTACGAATGCCTATAAGTAACGGTTTATGCGAGAAGTTATATAAACTACAAGTTGTTAAACAATATTGGGTTGAAGATCATAATTATATTAGGTTAAAAATATATTTATCTTCTGTAAATTGGGGTCGTTTATTAAAAAATAATAAATTATTGATAGATTATATTGTTTAA
- the hflK gene encoding FtsH protease activity modulator HflK: MICNHLNNYKYIHDPWGHHDKNDVDRSSIEGKKKSEFNILDSDKYLDKITDKFNIFSKKNKDSEKFPKNRNFFIMLMLIIVVFAWIISGLYTIKEAERGVVLRFGKYHHLVQPGLNWKPTFFDVVIPVNVESVRELAASGMMLTSDENVVRVEMNVQYRVTDPKNYLFNVIDADDSLRQATDSALRGVIGKYNMDRILTEGRTVVRSDTRRVLEKTIYPYNMGITLLDVNFQTARPPEEVKAAFDDAIAARENEQQYIREAEAYANEVQPRANGHAQRILEEGRAYKARTILEAQGEVQRFTKILPEYKAAPEITRERLYINSMERVLSNTRKIFVNSKDTRNVLLLPSGQLKQIKDNNDIVYSDSIDNTDDALNLNQICATSDANMNNAQLISKSNHLSRHTNAIPKEKALDQRQANIQRVDIARKGRES; the protein is encoded by the coding sequence ATGATTTGTAATCATCTTAATAACTATAAATATATTCATGATCCATGGGGACATCATGATAAGAATGATGTAGATCGTTCTTCTATCGAAGGTAAGAAGAAATCTGAATTTAATATATTAGATTCGGATAAATATTTGGATAAAATAACTGACAAATTCAATATATTTAGCAAGAAAAATAAAGATTCAGAAAAATTTCCTAAAAATAGAAATTTTTTTATAATGTTAATGTTAATTATTGTTGTTTTTGCGTGGATTATTAGTGGTTTGTACACGATTAAAGAAGCAGAACGAGGGGTAGTTTTAAGATTTGGAAAATATCATCATTTAGTACAACCAGGTTTAAATTGGAAACCTACTTTTTTTGATGTTGTAATTCCAGTAAATGTAGAATCAGTACGTGAATTAGCAGCTTCTGGTATGATGTTGACTTCAGATGAAAATGTAGTCCGAGTAGAGATGAATGTACAGTATCGTGTAACTGATCCAAAAAACTATTTATTTAACGTTATTGATGCTGACGATAGCTTGCGTCAAGCTACTGATAGTGCTTTGCGTGGAGTTATTGGGAAATATAATATGGATCGTATTTTAACAGAAGGACGCACGGTGGTACGTAGCGATACTCGAAGAGTGTTAGAGAAAACGATATATCCTTATAATATGGGTATTACTTTATTAGATGTAAACTTTCAAACAGCTCGCCCCCCAGAAGAGGTAAAAGCAGCATTTGATGATGCTATTGCCGCCCGAGAAAATGAACAACAATATATTCGTGAGGCTGAAGCTTATGCCAATGAAGTACAACCACGCGCCAATGGACACGCGCAACGTATTTTAGAGGAAGGTCGTGCGTATAAAGCACGCACTATCTTGGAAGCACAAGGTGAAGTACAAAGATTTACTAAAATTTTGCCAGAATATAAAGCAGCTCCTGAAATTACTCGTGAGCGATTATATATTAATTCTATGGAGCGTGTGCTAAGCAATACTAGAAAAATATTTGTAAATTCAAAAGATACACGGAATGTACTATTACTACCTTCAGGTCAATTAAAACAGATCAAAGATAACAATGATATTGTATATTCTGATAGTATTGATAATACTGATGACGCTTTGAATTTAAATCAAATATGTGCTACTAGTGATGCCAACATGAATAATGCGCAGTTAATATCAAAAAGTAACCATCTGTCTCGTCATACAAATGCTATACCTAAAGAAAAAGCATTAGACCAAAGACAGGCTAATATACAACGTGTTGATATTGCACGCAAAGGGAGAGAGTCGTAG
- the hflC gene encoding protease modulator HflC — protein MIRNFFSFVICVIIVLFFSLFTIEEGHKGIILRFGKVLRDADNNSLIYNPGLHIKIPFIETIKILDSRIQTMDNQADRFVTMEKKDLIIDSYVKWRISDLSRYYLATGGGDICQAEVLIKRKFSDRLRSELGRLNVQGIVTDSRNKLMTDVRASLNHGTSGEEAPEFHFNNNIKQFNFHAKNYDSSMQEQYRVSDLVNPNSMAALGIEIVDVRIKQINLPTEVSDAIYQRMRAERDAVARRHRSQGREEAEKLRATADYEVTRTLAEAKRQSLIIRGEADAETAKLYATTFNEDPSFYALVRTLRAYENSFKKNNNDLMVLSAETDFFRFMKSPKSTTGINN, from the coding sequence ATGATACGAAATTTTTTTTCATTTGTTATATGTGTAATAATAGTATTATTTTTCTCTTTATTTACAATAGAAGAGGGGCATAAGGGTATTATATTGCGTTTTGGTAAAGTATTACGCGATGCAGATAACAATTCATTAATTTATAATCCAGGATTGCATATAAAAATTCCATTTATTGAAACAATAAAAATTTTAGATTCACGTATTCAGACTATGGACAATCAAGCAGATCGCTTTGTTACTATGGAAAAAAAGGATTTGATTATTGACTCTTATGTAAAATGGCGTATTAGCGATTTGAGTCGATATTATTTAGCAACAGGAGGAGGGGATATTTGCCAAGCAGAAGTACTGATAAAACGAAAATTTTCCGACCGTTTACGTTCAGAATTAGGGAGATTGAATGTTCAAGGTATTGTGACAGATTCTCGAAATAAATTAATGACTGATGTACGTGCATCGTTAAATCATGGAACTTCAGGAGAGGAAGCGCCAGAATTTCATTTTAATAATAACATTAAACAGTTTAATTTTCATGCGAAAAATTATGATTCGTCAATGCAAGAACAATATCGTGTTTCTGATTTGGTTAATCCAAACAGTATGGCTGCGTTGGGCATTGAGATAGTGGATGTACGAATTAAGCAAATTAATTTGCCAACAGAAGTGTCTGATGCAATTTATCAACGTATGCGTGCAGAACGCGATGCTGTTGCTAGACGTCATAGATCACAGGGACGAGAAGAAGCGGAAAAATTACGTGCTACAGCAGATTATGAAGTAACACGTACTTTAGCTGAGGCTAAACGTCAGTCATTAATCATTCGGGGTGAAGCTGACGCAGAAACTGCTAAACTATATGCTACTACTTTTAATGAAGATCCTTCATTTTATGCTTTAGTACGTACCTTACGTGCATATGAAAATAGTTTTAAGAAAAACAATAATGATCTTATGGTGTTAAGCGCAGAAACTGATTTTTTTCGTTTTATGAAATCACCAAAAAGTACTACCGGGATTAACAATTAA
- a CDS encoding adenylosuccinate synthase produces MVRSIVVLGAQWGDEGKGKIVDWLTSRAQYVVRYQGGHNAGHTIIVDQKKITLHLIPSGILHNHVTTVIANGVVLSPVSLIKEMKMLLKLGVSTCKRIFISASCPLLLPYHVAMDLARENNHISKAIGTTGCGIGPSYEDKVARRALRVSDLYNLKIFQNKLKDVVDYYNFQLIHYYKTQPINYQIVLDEVMSISDILIDMVVDVPELLDDAAKRGDSVIFEGAQGSLLDIDHGTYPYVTSSHTIAGSVSVGAGVGLNYIDYVLGIVKAYSTRVGFGPFPTELSNDTGNWLCMNGNEFGSTTGRRRRTGWFDAVSVRYSVKINSFFSCCLTKLDVLDGLKELKICIAYRKKNGQVVHNFPCSLEELENCVPIYETLPGWMISTVGITEFHQLPKESQLYVKRIEELIGVPIHIVSTGSDRSAIIILRNPFDS; encoded by the coding sequence ATGGTTAGAAGTATTGTTGTGTTAGGAGCTCAATGGGGTGATGAAGGTAAAGGGAAAATAGTTGATTGGTTAACTTCCCGAGCTCAATATGTAGTACGTTATCAAGGAGGACACAATGCTGGACATACTATTATAGTAGACCAGAAAAAAATAACTTTACATTTAATTCCTTCTGGAATTTTGCATAATCATGTTACTACTGTTATTGCTAATGGTGTTGTGTTATCGCCAGTTTCTTTAATAAAAGAAATGAAAATGTTACTAAAATTAGGTGTATCAACGTGTAAACGCATATTTATTTCTGCATCTTGCCCACTGCTGCTACCTTATCATGTAGCAATGGATTTGGCTAGAGAAAACAATCACATCTCTAAAGCTATTGGTACCACGGGGTGTGGTATTGGGCCGTCATATGAGGATAAAGTTGCGCGACGTGCTTTACGAGTCAGCGATTTGTATAATCTAAAAATTTTTCAAAATAAGTTGAAAGATGTAGTCGATTATTATAATTTTCAATTAATTCATTATTATAAAACACAGCCTATCAATTATCAGATTGTTTTAGATGAAGTTATGTCGATATCTGACATACTGATAGATATGGTTGTCGATGTGCCTGAGTTATTAGATGATGCTGCAAAACGGGGTGATTCAGTGATATTTGAGGGAGCGCAGGGTAGTTTATTAGATATTGATCATGGAACATATCCTTATGTTACTTCCTCTCATACTATTGCTGGGAGTGTAAGTGTTGGCGCGGGAGTTGGTCTTAATTATATTGATTATGTTTTAGGTATTGTAAAAGCGTATTCTACTCGTGTTGGATTTGGTCCCTTTCCTACAGAATTGTCAAATGATACAGGTAATTGGTTATGTATGAATGGAAATGAATTTGGTTCTACTACCGGACGTCGTCGTCGTACTGGTTGGTTCGATGCGGTATCAGTACGATATTCTGTAAAAATTAATTCTTTTTTTTCGTGTTGTTTAACAAAACTTGATGTTTTGGATGGCTTAAAAGAGCTAAAAATTTGTATTGCATATCGCAAGAAAAATGGACAAGTAGTACACAATTTTCCATGTTCTTTGGAAGAACTGGAAAATTGTGTACCTATATACGAAACATTACCTGGGTGGATGATAAGTACCGTAGGTATCACGGAATTCCATCAGCTTCCTAAGGAGTCACAGCTTTATGTAAAACGTATAGAAGAACTTATTGGGGTTCCTATACATATTGTTTCTACCGGTTCAGATCGTTCTGCAATAATAATATTACGTAATCCATTTGATTCTTGA
- the rlmB gene encoding 23S rRNA (guanosine(2251)-2'-O)-methyltransferase RlmB — protein sequence MSELVYGIHAVKSVLDNYSHRILSVCIMQKSKDLRLKLLIDQIKQRRISIRECSRRQLDIQTQGALHQGIIVKIVPNDCMKENDLPNFLMQCKTTPLLVILDGVTDPHNLGACLRSADAAGAHIVIAPRNRSACLNGTVRKVASGSVDNIPFMQVTNLIRTLQLLQKYNIWIIGTVMQSQRLIFNSKLIRPLAFVMGSEGNGIRYLTQKKCDELVTIPMLGAATSLNVSVATGICLFEALRQRWQYK from the coding sequence ATGAGTGAATTAGTATACGGCATACATGCAGTAAAATCAGTTTTAGATAATTATTCACATCGAATTTTGTCTGTATGTATTATGCAGAAATCTAAAGATTTGCGTTTGAAATTGTTAATTGATCAAATAAAACAACGCCGAATTAGCATTCGAGAATGTAGTCGTCGACAGTTAGATATTCAAACGCAAGGTGCGCTGCATCAAGGTATTATTGTTAAAATAGTTCCAAACGATTGTATGAAAGAAAATGATTTACCGAATTTTTTAATGCAATGTAAAACTACACCATTATTAGTGATATTAGATGGAGTGACTGATCCACATAATTTGGGTGCATGTTTGAGATCTGCAGATGCAGCTGGGGCACATATAGTTATTGCACCACGTAATCGTTCAGCATGTTTAAATGGAACGGTTAGAAAGGTGGCCAGTGGATCTGTAGATAATATACCTTTTATGCAAGTAACTAATTTAATTAGAACGTTACAATTACTTCAAAAATATAATATCTGGATTATTGGCACTGTAATGCAATCACAACGTCTAATTTTTAACAGCAAATTAATTAGGCCGTTAGCTTTTGTAATGGGTTCCGAGGGGAATGGTATTCGTTATCTGACTCAGAAAAAATGCGACGAACTAGTTACTATCCCAATGTTAGGAGCTGCGACATCGCTTAATGTATCAGTAGCTACAGGAATATGTTTGTTTGAAGCATTAAGACAGCGTTGGCAATATAAATAA
- the rpsF gene encoding 30S ribosomal protein S6: protein MRYYEIVLMVHPDFSEQISSIINRYTTIVTNAQGKVHRIENWGRRQLAYPVNKLYKAYYVLLNIEVSQDTVKELNDDFHFNKNIIRSMIVRTKYAVVEPSPMMKKREEKQEHYAPNT, encoded by the coding sequence ATGCGTTATTATGAAATAGTTTTGATGGTACATCCTGATTTTAGCGAACAAATATCTAGTATAATCAATCGCTATACAACAATTGTTACTAATGCTCAAGGTAAAGTTCATCGCATAGAAAATTGGGGACGTCGCCAATTAGCATATCCAGTTAATAAGCTTTATAAAGCTTATTATGTTCTGTTAAACATAGAAGTATCTCAAGATACTGTTAAAGAACTAAATGATGATTTTCATTTTAATAAAAATATTATACGTAGCATGATTGTACGAACTAAATATGCGGTAGTTGAACCATCTCCTATGATGAAAAAAAGAGAAGAAAAGCAAGAGCATTATGCACCTAATACATAG
- the rpsR gene encoding 30S ribosomal protein S18: MARFVRHRKFCRFTAEKCVNIDYKDLVTIQHSIIESGKIIPSRITGTRARYQRQLARAIKRARYLSLLPYTDHHQ, translated from the coding sequence ATGGCACGTTTTGTACGTCATCGCAAATTTTGTAGGTTTACAGCGGAAAAATGCGTTAATATTGATTATAAAGATCTTGTCACAATACAGCATTCTATTATAGAAAGTGGAAAGATCATTCCAAGTAGAATCACTGGAACACGAGCAAGATATCAACGGCAGTTAGCGCGTGCCATTAAGAGAGCACGTTATCTGTCTTTACTACCGTATACTGATCATCATCAGTAA